TCGTCACGTTAGGGTGTTCAACTCAGCAATCGTAGTGGGGGTTTCAGGCGGGAAAGGCCTGCTCGGCGTGGTACGAGCTGCGCGAGAGCGGGCTCGAGACAACCTGATGAAAACCTTTTGACTTTGCCAGCTCGCCGAGTGCCGCGAACTGGGCGGGCGTCACGAACTCCCTGACCGGCAGATGCTTCTTGCTGGGCTGCAGGTACTGGCCCAGCGTAAAGATGTCGACTCCCACCGAGCGGGCGTCGTCCATCGCCGCTTCGACCTCGGCTTCCGACTCGCCGAGCCCGATCATCAGCGACGTCTTGGTGTAGCGCTCGGGTGCCCGAGATTTGGCATGGAGGAGCACCTTTAGCGATTGCTCGTAGCCCGCGCGCTTGTCGCGCACCGTTGCCTGCAGCCGGCGAACCGTTTCGAGGTTGTGCGCGAACACGTCGGGCTTCGCGTCCATCACGATGTCGAGCGCGCGCAGATCGCCGCGATAGTCGCCGCTGAGAATCTCCACGCGAGCTCCCGGAGCGCGCTCGTGGATCGCGCGAACGGTATTCGCGAAGATCAGCGCCCCGCCGTCGGCCAGATCGTCGCGATCGACCGCGGTTAGCACGAGATACTTCCAGCCGAGGTCGCGCACCGCGTCTGCGACGCGCACGGGTTCGAGCCAATCGACTTGACCGCGCGGATTCCCGGTCTTGACGTTGCAGAAGCGGCAGCCGCGCGTGCACGTGTCGCCCAAGATCATGATGGTCGCCGTGCCGGCGCCCCAGCACTCCGCGAGATTGGGACACGCCGCCTCGCGGCAAACCGTATGCAGTTCGAGCGCCGCGACTTTCGCCTTGACGCGCTCGTAATCGTCGCCTGCCGGGAGCGATACTTTCAGCCACGACGGCTTGCGTATCAGGTCGATCTCTATAGCCACTGGTCCGTATTATGCCTCAACTGCTTGTTCGTAGGGCGGGGTGAACGTCACGCCAAAAACTTTTGATAGCTCTTTGAGCAGAACGTACTTGGCTTCTTCGACGCTCACCGGCCGGCGGGCTTCCTTCGATAACGAGGTGATGCCTCGCCCCGGAAGGCCGCACGGCACGATCAGGCCGTCGTAGTCGAGCTCCGTCGAAACGTTGAGCGCGATGCCGTGCAGGCAGACCATCCGCTGCACCGCCAGGCCGACGGCGCAAATCTGGTTTTCGCCCACCCATACGCCCGCGTGCTCGCTCCAGCGCGCAGCCTCGATGCCGAACGCCGAGCACGTCGCAATGACCGCGCCCTCGAGGGTGCGCACCAGCGGCACGATTTCGCGAAAGCGCTCGAGCTTGCGAATCGGATAGACGACCAGCTGCCCGGGACCGTGATAGGTCACGTCGCCGCCGCGCTCGATCTCCACCATATCTACACCGCGTCGCGCGAGCGCATCCGCGTCGAGCAGAACGTTTTCGCGCTTGGCTTGTCGTCCGAGCGTCACGACCGGGGTGTGCTCGACGACGATCCACGTGTCGGGTTCGCGAGCTTCGCGCACCGCCTCGTGGAGGCGGTGCTGAAGATCCCACACTTCACGATACGGCCGCATGCCCAGATCGAGCAGTCGTGCCGATGTCATCGCCCCCGAGTATAGCACGGCTGCCGGACGCCCCAAGGTTGAGGAGGGGCGTAGGGGCGCCCGGTCGCACCAAGCCGGATGCTTTGCCGCTCGCTCGGGCTACTGGCAGCACTCGCCGTCGCAGGTTGCGCGCCCGAGTCATGGGCGCCCGTTCCGCACGGTCCCGCCCCAACCGCAGGCCGGACGGTGGCGAGCGGTCTGCTGCTCTACTTGGCCCGCTACGTCAACGGCGTCTCATCGATCGAGGTGAGGCGTTCGAGCGACGGCGCATTGCAGCGGACGCTTTGGGGAGTCAACGGCATCGACTCCATGGCGATCGATCGCGAAGGAACGTTATACGCGTTCGACCAGCGCCAATCGCAGGAGCGCCGCTTTACTCGCGTTCTCGAGTTTGCCGCCGGATCGGTGCGCCCGGACGTGGTGATTCCGCGAGATCACGGTTCGCCGTTCACGGTATTCGTCGACGCCGACGATCGCCTCGTGGTTCCCGACTTCATCCGCTCGACGCTGTCGTTTTTCAATCGCGGCGGAAGGCATCCGTGGCGCGTGACGCGCGCGGGCCTTTGTTGGCCTTGGGGACTTGCATCGGATGGCGCCGGTCACTTGTGGGTTTCGAACGCGAACTGTCCTAAGCTTCACACGCGCGGATCCATCGTCGAGCTGGGCGACGAGGGAACGACGGTGCTGCGCACCATCACCGAAGGCGTCGGCATTCCATGGCGTATCGCGCTCGACGGAAGAGGCGGCGCTTATATCGTCACCTTCTCGAGTACCAGTGAGACGATCAACCTTTACAGCATGGCGACGGGCCATCTGGTGAGTTCGAAGAACGTCACTAACGACCGCGCGGGGCTCGTCGATCCCAAAAGTCCTGGCGCCGATTCAAACGGCAACATCTACGTTCACTACAGCGGATGCGTGTCGTCGACGGGTTACCATCACTGCGTCGACGCTATCAACGTGTATTCTCCGGGCAGCGTCACGCCGTCGCGAACGCTCGAGGCGGGCGCGAACGGGGGTTTCGGCAACATGGCGTTCGACCATCGGGGAAATGCGTACGTCGTCGTCGGTCACGGTGGCGCTCACCCCACGTCGGAAGTGCGCGTGTATTCGGACGGGGCGAGCAAAAGCCGGACTCTGTTACGCGAGCCCGGCCTTTACGAGATTGCGGTGGGCGACTAGCTCTACTTGGCTCCGACCGGCGACGGCGCTTTCGGTTTGGGGTTGACGATGTGAATCGCTTTGCCGTGCGCCGCTTCGGCCGCGTCCATGATGCCTTCGGTCAACGTCGGATGCGGATGCACCGAGAGGCCGATGTCCTCCAGCGTCGCGCCCATTTCGAGGGCGATCACGCCCTCGCCGATCAGCGATTCGGCTTGCGGTGCGACGATGTGCATGCCTAGCAGCAGATCGGTCTTGGCGTCGCCGACGAGCTTGAGCACGCCGTCGCTTTCGTTCATCGTGCGCGCGCGGCCGCTCGCGGCGAGCGGAAACTTGCCAATGCGTACCTCGTAGCCTTTGGCTTTGGCTTCCTCTTCCGAAAGGCCCACGGTTGCGACCTCGGGATCGGTGTAGACGCAGTTCGGAATCGCGATCGGATCGAACGCCGCGGATTTATCGCCGCTGATGACTTCGGCGGCTACGACGCCCTGCTTCATCGCGCGATGCGCGAGCAGCGGCTGCCCGGTCACGTCACCGATGGCGAAAATAGTCGGAACTTTCGTGCGCATCTGCGCGTCGACCGCAACGAAACCTTTGTCGTCGGCCGCCAGGCCGGCAGCCTGAAGGTTGAGGTTATCGGTCACCGGACGCCGGCCGACCGCAACCAATACCATGTCGAACTTGCGAGACTCGTCTTTGCCCCCGGTGCCCTCGCCGTTGAGCGTCGCGACGACGTTCTTGCCGTCTTTTTTCAGGTCGCCGACTTTCGTGTTGAGCATGATCTCGACGCCTTGCTTTTTGAGAATGCGCCCGAGCGTCTTGCCGATCTCGGCGTCGGTACCGGTAAGAATCTGCGGCATCATCTCGACGACGAGTACCTTGGCACCCATGCGCGCGTAGACGGTTGCGAACTCGAGACCGATGACGCCCCCGCCGATCACGAGCATATCCTTGGGAACGCGCTTTACTTGGACGGCGTCGTCGGAGTTGATGATCGTCTCGCCGTCGCGCGGCCACGCCTTGACGTCGACCGGTGCCGAGCCCGTCGCGATCACGACGTTGCCTGCCTTGATCGTGTCGGTTCCGCCGTCTTTCTTTTTGACGGAGATCTCGGTGGGGCTCTTAAACGATGCTTCGCCGTAGATAAACTCGACGCCGTTGGCTTTAAAAAGCGTCTTCACGCCGCCGACGTTGGAGTTGACGACGTCGTTTTTGAACTTCGCGACGCCTTCGCGGTCGACGGTCGGTTTTGCAACCGTCAAACCGATAGCTCCCGCGTGTTCGATGTGGCGAATCACCTCGCCGACGTGCAGCAGCGCCTTGGTCGGAATGCACCCCCAGTTAAGGCACACGCCGCCCACCTCGTCGCGATCGACGCAGATGACTTTCTTGCCGAGTTGTCCCAGCCGGATCGCGGCATGATAGCCTCCCGGCCCGGCACCGATGACGACCGCGTCGACGTTAAATTCTGCCAAGATGTTTGCTCCCGAGCTAATTGACCGCTTGTGAAGGCGTCTTGGTTTCTCGACGTGGTCCCGGAAAACATTGGTTAGAGGCATGACGTAGGTTTGGGGCGCCCTAGGGGAATCTTTCGCGAACCAATACGTTCAAGCGCCCCATGGGTTGGGGGCCCCACGAAGTGGGGGGCGCGGAGGCTGGGCCGGAGCGCCTGTTAAACTGGCCTCATCCATGGCGACCGTTGGACTGCTGCCGGAGCTCGACCGCGATTCGATCGTTCCGCTATACCGGCAAATCTACGAGCACTTGCGCGAGGCGATTTTGACCGGCACCTTGCCGGAGTCGACCCGTCTCCCGCCCGAGCGGAACATGGCCGAAAAGCTCAACGTCAATCGCAGCACGGTGGTGCACGCCTACCGGGAGCTGGTAAGGGAAGGGCTGATCGAGCAGCGCGTGGGCTCCGGCTCTCGCGTCATTCCCCAACTGCGCGGCCAGCCGGAGCGCTCGGCGGCAGTGCCGTGGTGGGTGACCCTGCCGCCGTGGCGCGTCGGCGAGTTTCCCAACGTGCTCGGCGAGCTGGCGGCAAAGCAAGAGAGCGGACGGATCTCGTTCGTACAGGGCGTCGCGCCCGACGAGCCGTCGCCGCTGGGCGAGTTGGCCAAGTCGTTCGGACACGTCGCGCGCGATCCGCGCTTCGTGCTTTCCTACGGCGATTCGGAAGGCTACGAACCGCTGCGTGCGGCGATTGCGGCGCGAATGAACGCACGCGGCGCGACGACCGTTACGCGCAACGGCATTATCGTGCTCACCGGCTCGACGCAAGGGATCGCGATCGTAGCGCAAAGTTTGGCCGAGGCGGGCGACGAGATCATCGTTGAATCGCCGTCGTATCCGGGCGCGCTGCAAGTCTTTCAGATCAACGGTTTGCGCGCGATTCCGGTGCAGGTCGACGACGAGGGCATGCGCGTCGACCACGTCGAGGCGATCTTGCGCACGCGCCGTCCGCGTTTCATCTACACGATGCCGTCGCTGCACAACCCGACCAGTGCGACCATGAACGCCGATCGCCGCGAACGCTTAGCCACCATCGCCAAACGCGCGGGCGTTCCGATCGTCGAGGACGATCCGTACGGGCCGCTCGCGCTCGACGCCGGTCCGCCGCTCGTCGCGCTCGCTCCCGATTACGTCGTCTACTTGTCGACGTTTTCGAAAACCATCGCGCCCAGCTTGCGCGTGGGTTGGCTGGCCGCGCCGCGAACGATTCTCGAGCGGCTGCTTCTGCGCAAACAAGCCTACGACATGGCGACGAGTCTCTACGTACAGGCCGCCGTGACCGATTACTTGGAACGCGGCTACGACGCGCACGTCGAGCAGCTGCGCGAAGAGCTGCAGCTGCGGCGCAAGCTTGCCGACGAAGCGATCGCGCGTCACTGGCCGGCATCGCTGAAGGCGAGCAGTCCGGCAGGTGGATTCTATCTCTGGGTAACGACGCCGCGCGAGGTGCGGGCGCGCGCGCTGCTCGACGCCGCCGAACGGCGCGGCGCGTCGTTTCTCTTCGGCGAAGCGTTTTTCGCGAGCTCCGGCGGCGACCATCACTTCCGCTTGGCGCTGACGGCCGTTACGCGAAAGGAAATCGGCGAAGGTATTCGCCGTATCGGCGAAGCGTTCAAGAGCTTACGCGCGTGAAGCCGATCGAAAGCCGCTTGCTGGAGTGGTACGGGGTGCACGGGCGCGCGGACTTGCCGTGGCGCGTCGTGCGCGATCCGTACTATACGCTCGTGAGCGAGTTCATGCTGCAGCAAACGCAAGTCGATCGAGTGGTGCCGAAGTTCCGCACGTTCGTCCAACGCTTTCCGACGATCGAGACGTTAGCCGCAGCGTCGGTGGCCGACGTGCTGCGCGAGTGGAAGGGGCTGGGATATAACTCGCGTGCCGTGCGGCTCAAGCGCGTTGCCGAAGCGGTCGTCGAGCGCCACGGCGGCCGCATGCCCGAATCCGCGAGCGCGCTCCTCGACTTGCCTGGAATCGGACCTTACACGGCCAGCGCGATTCGTGCGTTCGCGTTCGACGTCGACGACTTGCCGGTCGATACGAACGTGCGGCGCATCGTCGAGCGCGTCGGACAACCGCTCGAACCACCGGGCGGAAAGGCCCACGACTGGGCTTCCGCGCTCATGGATTTGGGCGCGACGATTTGTAAGGCTCGCGTTCCCAAATGTTTGCTTTGCCCGCTGCAGAGCGAGTGCGCGTCGGCGCCGCTTTCGCCGAGCGCGTGCGTGCCGGCTCCGCGTAAACGCGGCGATACGGTTCCCTTCGAAAAAACCGCACGGTACGCGCGCGGCCGCGTCATCGACCGGCTGCGCGAGCTGCCGCCCGGAAAACGAATTTCATTTCTCGATCTGCACCGCGATCTCGAGCCGTTACTACCCGGGCGTACGGTCGAAGAGGTTCGCGCGTTCGTTCGCGCGCTCGAGCGCGACGGTCTGATCGCCCGTGACGGCGAGTCCGTAGCGCTGGCGGAATAAGCCATGTCCGTACGCGAGCTTTTCGAAGGGCGCCGCGGCCGCGTCGCCGCGGGCTTGCTGGTTTCGGAGTTCGTTGCGGCGACGCAAGGACTGGTCGTTGCCGCTATCATGCCGCGCGTCGTCGCCGATCTGCACGGGCTCGGTGAATACGCGCTCGCGTACACCGCGTTCTTTGTGGCGTTCTTCCTCTTTCTACCGTTTGCGGGACCGTGGGCGGATCGCTATGGGCTGCGTCGCGTGCTCGCGATCGCACTCGCGCTGCTCGGCGCGGGATTGGCGTTGGTCGCGGTCGCGCCGAATATGCCCGCATTCTTGGGAGCGCGCTTCGTCGAAGGTGTCGGCGATGGGCTCGATTATGCGATGTCGCTTACGGCGATCGCGAAATCGTTTCCGGATAATTTGCGTACGCGCATGATGTCGTTCAACGCGACGATGTGGGTGGTCCCGGGGCTGGTCGCACCGGGGCTAGGCGCGTTCGTCGCAACGCAGTTCGGCTGGCGGTGGGCCTTCGCGGGCCTGCTGCCGCTGATCGTCATCGCGGCGGTGCTGATTTTGCCGGCCGTCGAACAGCGGCCGAGTTCGGAGCGCACCGATCCGCTCGGAGCGCTGCGAGTGCTGTTTTCGCGCGCGACGCTCTTTGCTCGCGGTTCGATGCACGCGTCGCTATTTGCGTTTGCGCTGCTGCATGCCGCGTTCTTCGGTGCCGACGCATACGTCGCACTCGCCCTCGTCGGAGTGCGCGGACTCTCGCTCGAGGCGGCGAGCATCTGCATCACGGTTGCGGTGCTAGGCTGGTCGGCAACGGCATTGATCTCGCCGTCGATGCAAGAGCGCTGGGGAAGTGCGGCCGTCGTCGTAAGCGGAGCCGCGGGATGCGTCGTCGCAACGGCGGCGTTCGTGGCCATTGCGCTAGGCGCGCCGATTTGGCTCGCGTACGTGGCCTGGGTCGTCGGCGGCGCGGGAATCGGCTTTGCTTATCCGACGATTTCGGCCGGCGTGTTCGGCGGCGCGTTGGAAGGGCGCGAAGGCATCGTCTCGTCGGCCATGGCGCTCTCCGCGGTCGTCGGCCTTCTCGTGGGTACGTCGATCTGCGGCATACCGATCGCGGCCGCGACCCGATTGGGAACGCCGCTACGCGATGCGCTCGCGCTGACGTTTGTGCTTGCGACGTTCTTCGGCGTAGCGCTGATGGGCGTCGCCGCGAAGACTATAGCTCGAGAAGCTCCAGGTCGCACGTAGCCGTGACGATGCGGCTTTGGCGCGAGTGAACGTCGACGACCGTGTAGCTGTGGATCGGCTCGGAATAGAGCTGCAGCGTATAGGCCATAACTTCGGTCGCGTTGCGCACGCGGTGCAGCTCCTTGGGACCGCCGCGGTGATCGACGTCACCTAAACCCAGCGAGATTTTCTCGGCCGGGCGCAGCTCGACGACGGCGCTGCCTGCGTCGTCGTCGCGATTGAAGTTTTCCACCTCGAGCGCGCCCTCCATCATCAACACCCAGCAGTCGGAGCTGCCGTGATCGTGAATCGGGCTGATCGATCCGGGCGACCAGCGCATGACGACGATCTCGTAACGCGGCAAGCGCAAAAGCTGCGTGCGCGTGTATGCGTAGGGAATCAGCGGTAGACGGTCGCGATAGCTTGCGAAGCGTTGTGCGTAGCGTTGCATCGCATCGAGAAACTCGTCGTCGCCCATCGCTTGCGCGAGCCGATCCATGCCGGCCGTCACGAAGCGGCCTCGAGTGCCGCCCGCGAGCTTTCCGCCACGACGGCTCGAGCAATTGCAGCCGCCTGTTCGCGCGTCTCGGGGACCGCAGTCGTTTCGTACAGCATGCCGCGCAGCGGCGGTCCCAAGGTGAACAGGCGATCGACCTTATTGCCGCCGGCGTCGACGACGTGCAGATCCGGCGTCGCCTCGACGCCGAGACGCAGCCGGTCGGCCCGAATGGTTCCGCGGCGCATGAGGCTCTGCACGAGCGGATGCCGCACCCGCTCGTAGTTGCCGTTTGGTCCGGTACAGTTCACCGCGCAGGAAACCACAAAGCGGTTTTTTCCCGCCGGGCCTTCGACTCCCACTAGAATGCGCCCGTCGGGCGTCTGGGTTGCCTGCGACACACGCCCCCGATGCCGGACGAGCCGCCCATCGCGGTGAAGCCGCTCGCACGCGGCGGCGGTCTTCGGTGGAACGCGATACCGGTGAACGGCCCAAAAAACTTCGAGATGGCGGAGAAAGCGCGCGCGATCTCGCGGCGTCCACGACATCCAGATGGCGGGACTAACGTCACGAATCGCCTCGACGACGTCGCGCCAATCGCCGCCCGCGGCGCAATGGTTGCGAGCCGCCGCTCGCAGCGAGCGCAGGAGATCGTACGGCGTGTTCGTTTGCAGGGCGAGCTGCCGGGGATCGAGCGCACGCGCAAACGGATTCTCGACGCACGGCATGAGACCGCGGCGCGAGACGACGTGCACGCATCCCTCGAACTCCCGCTCGTCGAGCATCGCCACGGTATCCATCGCGGTCAACCCGCTCCCGACGATCAGCACGTCGCCGCGAAGGTGCGCCGGCGCCGGGTCGAAGCGCCACGGATCGGCGACGAATCCCGGATGACGGTGGAGCACCTGCGGCAGAAAAGCGTAATCCGGCGGAAAGTTTCCAAGAGCCAACACGACGTGCCGCGCGATGCGTTCGCCGCCGTGCGCGTCGACGACGGTAAAGTGTTCGGCGCCGGCTACGACGTCGACGACTTCGGCGCGCAGCGTTTCGAATTCGGGCCGGTGCTCGAGTGTTTCGCGCAAACGCTCGCGAAGATATGCGCCGAAACGACGGCGCGAGATCAACGCCGATTCCGGCTCGGTTCGCAACCAGTTTACGAGATGCCGTTTGTCGCCGGCAACGGCACTCATCGCGCGCGCCGTACCGTTCATGTACAGCCGCTCCGATGCCGGGGCGTACGCGCTTCCGGGCCCCGGTTCTCCCGCATCGATCAAAAGCGCGCGGAAGTCCGGCGGGGCCATCAGCGCGAGCTCTGCGGCGACCGTCGTTCCGGCAAGACCTCCGCCGACGATGACTGCGTCGAAGAGCTGGCCTGAATCCATGGCCCAATTATTATCGGCCGGGGGAGCCTACATTTCGCTCATGCCGTTGTCGGCTCGGGTCTCGTTTACCGGAGTAAACTTCGACCGTCGCCTCCTAGGCCTGAACGAAATCTAGGCTCCCCCGCTCTCTTTTCTTCTGTCGATCATTGCTTCGATGGCGCGATAGATGCGCGGAACGTACTCGTGCTTGTAAGGATAGATCTCGACGGGGTCGCTCGTGTGAACGAGCATTGCCGGATCGGCTTCAAATACGATGAGCCTTCCGTCTTGCCCGATCGCGCAATCGATCCCGAAATACTCTAGGCCGACAGCGCCGGCGACGTTTCGTAAAACGCTTTGCAAACCGTTTGTAAAGATCGATCCCATGTCGATCATGAACGCGGCCTCCTCGTCGCGCATCCACTGGTGTTCGCCCATAGGCGCGTTGTAGTAGTGAATCATCCAGCTGGGCGAGATCGCTAGATGCACCGGATAGGGCTCGCCGTCGACGAAAACGATGCGGTACTTGCGATAGTTTCCGTCACCGCTGACGTAGTCGATGAAGGGGCTCACGAAGTACGCCGGCGCTCCGACGCGCGCGGCGTACTCGCGCAGCTCCCGAGTGCTGACGAGACGCGCGAGATCGTGACCGGCATGCGAACCGACGGGACGTGCGATGATCGGATAGGCAAACGGCGACTCACCGGCCGCCAACGACTCGGCGCCGGCCTGCGCAACCGCCGCGACGGTGCAATCGACTCGCGCCAGCGTTTCGCCCAAGCGGCGTCGTCCCACCCCCAGGACGCGTTCGGGCGCGTTGAGCGACGGCCGGTCTTGCGCGTCCAGAAACGTTCGCGCCAAGCGCAGCGCTCCAACGGCCTCGTCGGATTCGGCGATGGCGTTGAGCACGACGTCGTACGGCGGCAACCTTTCGTGCGAGGCCTGCGCATCGTCGAGCAAATACAACTTGCAAAAACTCGTCGTCCTGCGGTCGAACAAAAAGTCGACCGGAACGTTGGCTTGCCAATCGCCGGGGGTGCAAAGCACCAGCAAACTGCGCTTTTCGTTGGGTGCGCGGTGCGCGAAGGCGCGCTGATGCGAGAGTGCGCGTTTTTGGTGGGCGACGGCTTCGCCGAGTTCGCCTTTGATCTGCAGCAGCTCGTACATGCCCAAGTTCGCGGCAACCGACGAGGGTTCGACCTCGAGAGCTTCGTCGAACAGCCGCCGAGCCTCGTCGATGCGGCCCTCGCGCAAGACCAGACCGGCTTTCCCGATTAACGACGCGACGAACTTCGGAGCGCGAGCCAGCGCCGAATCGTACGCCAGCATCGCTTCTTTGGGCGCGCCGAGTTCGTCGAGCGTCATGGCGAGATTGTTGTAGAGAACGGCTGCCCCTGGAAACTGCACGATTGCTTCCGAGAACGCCGCGACGGCTTCGCGCATCCGTCCCTGCGCGCGCAGCGCGACCGCCTTTTCGTTGAGCGATTGGATCGATTCGGCCATGCGGGGAGTTTACGCGGACGCTCCTGAAGCTCCCTAGCGATGCCTTCCATTCCGTTTCCCAAGAAAAAAGTGCCGCGAGAGACCGCGGTCGAGCAGCTTGCCGTTCTCGAGCGCACCTACCCGCACGCCGTTACGGCACTGAACTACGAAAGCGATTTCCAACTCCTCGTTGCGGTCATCCTCTCCGCTCAATGCACCGACGCACGAGTGAATATGACGACGCCGGCGCTCTTTGCGAAGTATCCGACGCCGCAGAAGCTGGCGGCAGCCGATCAGTCCGAGGTCGAGAAGATCATCAAATCGTGCGGCTTCTTTCGAATGAAGGCTCGCAACATCATCAACTGCGCCCGCGACCTGGTCGAGCGTTTCGGGGGTGAAGTTCCTCGCGACCGCGAGGATTTGGAATCGCTGGCCGGCGTCGGCCGAAAGACGGCGAGCGTCGTCATGGCGGCGGCTTTCGAGGAAGCCGCGCTCGCGGTCGACACGCACGTCTTTCGCGTCTCGCATCGACTGGGAATTACGCTCGGCAAGACGCCGCGTCAGGTCGAGGACGATCTTACGGCGCTGCTTCCCAAATCGAAGTGGGGGGATGCCACGCACTGGCTGATCATGCACGGACGCGCGATCTGCAAAGCCCCGACGCCGCAGTGCGCGCGCTGTCCGGTGAACGCCCTGTGTCCAACGCCCGCGATTATCAGTCGAACGTTAACGGCCCGGGTCCGTGCAAGTGGCTCGGCGGTTCCAACTCGGCGTCGGAAGCCAGCTGTTTCAAAAGCGAAGAAGCGGTAAGGTCGTCGCCGTAACCGGACTCGGTCGAAATCTTTGAGAGGTTGACCAGTGCCGGCGCGTTCGCGTTGGGATCGAACTGGTAATCACCGTCGAGGTCGAGTCCCTTGATCAAAACCAGCTGATTGACGTCGTCGAGCTCGAGCGATACGCGGTGGTCGGCAAAGCGCAAGCGTAGGCGAAGCGGGCGTTCGAGACGTATCAGCTTGACGCCGTTGCGCTCGCCGATAATCGCGTTGAGGCGTTTGATGCCGGTGGCGAGGTGCTCGGCAAAAAGACGGAGCGACTCCTCGGCATCTTCGGGCATGCGCTCGACGGCTTTCCCGCTCGCTTCGTCAATGGCTTTATCGACCTCGCGACGTGTGCGCAGTTTTTGCGCGGCGGCGACAATGGGGTTCTGCGCGGTGAACTTGGGATCCATGGGATCGGGCATATCGGAGCCTTCGCAATTTTCAGACTTTCTTCATGCAGTACGCCCACGCTAAACGGACCTTTCACGTTTGTAAAAGCTTCGAGGTGTCACGATGAATCTCCGCAAGCGCTTCCTCCCATTCACCCTTTCCCTTCTCGCGCTGGCAGCGGCCGGCTGCGGAGGGCATAATGGGTCTTCGGGCACACCCCCGGAGGTCACGAATGGGCCGATGACGAGCGACACGGTTATCAGTACCGATTCCGTAATCAAACGCCTAAAGAAGAAGGTCGTCATCGGGTCGACGATCGATCCGAAGTTCGGCCAACTCAATCCTTACGGGCTCACCGTCGCGCCTTCAACCGCCGGACTTTTTACGGCAGGCGACCTTGCGGTTTGCAACTTCAACGCCAAAAGCAACATCCAGGGGACCGGCTTCACGATCGTTGCGCTGCATCCCACGCCGGGGTCGAAGCCGACGCTGGTTTACGGCAATAAGAAGATCTTGCGAGGTTGTAACGCACTTGCGCTTGCGCCGGGCAACTTTATCTGGGCGGCGGATTTCGTTGCCAACGACAATCCGATCATCCAGCCGAACGGGAAACTGTTGATGAACATCAAGGGCTCGTTCCTCGACCATCCGTTCGGACAGGCATACGCTGCGCCGACCAAGGGCGACACCGCGTTTTACGAGAGCAACGCCGGCAACGGTACGATCGTGCGCTTCGACGTCGTCAAAAACACGGCGCAGGTGATCGCCAAAGGTTTCAAAGTCAATCACGGCAAGCCCGGAAGCATTCTCGGTCCGTCGGGATTGAACTACAATCCGAAGAACGACACGCTGTACGTCGTCGATGGAGCGAACAACGCCGTATACGCCCTTGCCAACATAACTTCGGTTCCCCAGAACTGCCTCGCGCTCGCAAGCGACGGCGTGCACTTCTCCGGCTGCAACGCTAAGAACGCGCAGGTTGTGTACATCGGCAAACCGCTCAACGGACCGATCAGCTCGGCGCTGTTGTACAACGGAAATCTCGTCATCGGCAATACGCTCGATCCGAACGGAAAGAACCTCATGATCGAAATTACGCCCCGCGGAAAACTTCTCGACGTAAAAAACGTCGACAAGGGCGCCGCCGGCTCGCTGTTCGGAATGGTCGCCACCGGAACGAGTGCCGCGACGACGAAGCTCTATTTCAACGACGATAATCAGAACAACTTAGAGGTGCTCGAGCCGTAAAAGCGGACGCAGCAAAAAGCGGCGGC
The sequence above is drawn from the Candidatus Baltobacteraceae bacterium genome and encodes:
- a CDS encoding MFS transporter — encoded protein: MSVRELFEGRRGRVAAGLLVSEFVAATQGLVVAAIMPRVVADLHGLGEYALAYTAFFVAFFLFLPFAGPWADRYGLRRVLAIALALLGAGLALVAVAPNMPAFLGARFVEGVGDGLDYAMSLTAIAKSFPDNLRTRMMSFNATMWVVPGLVAPGLGAFVATQFGWRWAFAGLLPLIVIAAVLILPAVEQRPSSERTDPLGALRVLFSRATLFARGSMHASLFAFALLHAAFFGADAYVALALVGVRGLSLEAASICITVAVLGWSATALISPSMQERWGSAAVVVSGAAGCVVATAAFVAIALGAPIWLAYVAWVVGGAGIGFAYPTISAGVFGGALEGREGIVSSAMALSAVVGLLVGTSICGIPIAAATRLGTPLRDALALTFVLATFFGVALMGVAAKTIAREAPGRT
- a CDS encoding cysteine dioxygenase family protein, which translates into the protein MTAGMDRLAQAMGDDEFLDAMQRYAQRFASYRDRLPLIPYAYTRTQLLRLPRYEIVVMRWSPGSISPIHDHGSSDCWVLMMEGALEVENFNRDDDAGSAVVELRPAEKISLGLGDVDHRGGPKELHRVRNATEVMAYTLQLYSEPIHSYTVVDVHSRQSRIVTATCDLELLEL
- a CDS encoding FAD/NAD(P)-binding protein translates to MDSGQLFDAVIVGGGLAGTTVAAELALMAPPDFRALLIDAGEPGPGSAYAPASERLYMNGTARAMSAVAGDKRHLVNWLRTEPESALISRRRFGAYLRERLRETLEHRPEFETLRAEVVDVVAGAEHFTVVDAHGGERIARHVVLALGNFPPDYAFLPQVLHRHPGFVADPWRFDPAPAHLRGDVLIVGSGLTAMDTVAMLDEREFEGCVHVVSRRGLMPCVENPFARALDPRQLALQTNTPYDLLRSLRAAARNHCAAGGDWRDVVEAIRDVSPAIWMSWTPRDRARFLRHLEVFWAVHRYRVPPKTAAACERLHRDGRLVRHRGRVSQATQTPDGRILVGVEGPAGKNRFVVSCAVNCTGPNGNYERVRHPLVQSLMRRGTIRADRLRLGVEATPDLHVVDAGGNKVDRLFTLGPPLRGMLYETTAVPETREQAAAIARAVVAESSRAALEAAS
- a CDS encoding tetratricopeptide repeat protein — its product is MAESIQSLNEKAVALRAQGRMREAVAAFSEAIVQFPGAAVLYNNLAMTLDELGAPKEAMLAYDSALARAPKFVASLIGKAGLVLREGRIDEARRLFDEALEVEPSSVAANLGMYELLQIKGELGEAVAHQKRALSHQRAFAHRAPNEKRSLLVLCTPGDWQANVPVDFLFDRRTTSFCKLYLLDDAQASHERLPPYDVVLNAIAESDEAVGALRLARTFLDAQDRPSLNAPERVLGVGRRRLGETLARVDCTVAAVAQAGAESLAAGESPFAYPIIARPVGSHAGHDLARLVSTRELREYAARVGAPAYFVSPFIDYVSGDGNYRKYRIVFVDGEPYPVHLAISPSWMIHYYNAPMGEHQWMRDEEAAFMIDMGSIFTNGLQSVLRNVAGAVGLEYFGIDCAIGQDGRLIVFEADPAMLVHTSDPVEIYPYKHEYVPRIYRAIEAMIDRRKESGGA
- the nth gene encoding endonuclease III; protein product: MPSIPFPKKKVPRETAVEQLAVLERTYPHAVTALNYESDFQLLVAVILSAQCTDARVNMTTPALFAKYPTPQKLAAADQSEVEKIIKSCGFFRMKARNIINCARDLVERFGGEVPRDREDLESLAGVGRKTASVVMAAAFEEAALAVDTHVFRVSHRLGITLGKTPRQVEDDLTALLPKSKWGDATHWLIMHGRAICKAPTPQCARCPVNALCPTPAIISRTLTARVRASGSAVPTRRRKPAVSKAKKR